One window of Prionailurus bengalensis isolate Pbe53 chromosome B1, Fcat_Pben_1.1_paternal_pri, whole genome shotgun sequence genomic DNA carries:
- the DCAF16 gene encoding DDB1- and CUL4-associated factor 16 isoform X1, which produces MGPRNPSPDPLSESESEEEENANYLNESSGQEWDSSEEEDPVVPNLTPLESLAWQVKCLLKYSTTWKPLNPNSWLYHAKLLDPSTPVHILREIGLRLSHCSHCVPKLEPIPEWPPLASCGVPPFQKPLTNPSRLSRDHATLNGALQFATKQLSRTLSRATPIPEYLKQIPNSCVSGCCCGWLTKTVKETTRTEPINTTYSYTDFQKAVNKLLTASL; this is translated from the coding sequence ATGGGTCCCAGGAATCCCTCTCCTGACCCCTTATCAGAATCAGaaagtgaggaagaagaaaacgCTAACTACCTAAATGAGAGTTCTGGGCAAGAGTGGGATtcctctgaagaagaagaccCTGTGGTGCCCAACCTGACACCTCTTGAGAGTCTTGCCTGGCAGGTTAAGTGCCTTTTAAAATACTCTACAACTTGGAAACCTTTAAATCCTAATTCCTGGTTATATCATGCTAAACTCTTAGATCCAAGCACACCAGTCCATATACTTCGAGAGATAGGTCTAAGACTCTCTCATTGCTCCCACTGTGTACCCAAACTGGAACCAATTCCTGAATGGCCTCCTCTGGCTTCTTGTGGAGTCCCGCCTTTTCAAAAGCCCCTTACAAATCCCAGCCGGCTTTCTAGAGATCATGCCACTCTAAATGGAGCACTGCAATTTGCCACCAAACAGTTAAGCCGAACGTTGAGTAGAGCCACTCCCATACCTGAATACCTAAAACAGATCCCTAATTCATGTGTTTCTGGTTGTTGCTGTGGCTGGTTAACTAAAACAGTTAAGGAAACAACCCGAACTGAACCCATCAATACTACTTACTCCTACACTGACTTCCAAAAGGCAGTTAACAAACTCCTAACTGCATCACTGTAA
- the DCAF16 gene encoding DDB1- and CUL4-associated factor 16 isoform X2, with protein MRLESLQRVFEREVAFVRGAGVGPPGSGIGRSPNRDATVGAELVVLGLAGSCSWAWGEKEERILHGLLIHRLKLPFQIFQLSHQFPRAFATYGKHQIRVHQMSLTTHPTTKFAPPADNKGNHCVSFHYQVDIISPPTRQNTQSVSSQYHNQLRPR; from the exons ATGCGCTTAGAATCGTTGCAGCGGGTCTTCGAGAGGGAAGTGGCGTTTGTAAGAGGAGCGGGCGTTGGCCCGCCCGGAAGTGGAATCGGCCGCTCGCCGAACCGAGATGCGACTGTCGGGGCAGAGCTGGTGGTGCTAGGCCTAGCCGGGTCGTGCAGCTGGGCGTGGGGcgagaaagaagaaaggatccTCCATGG TCTTCTCATTCACAGGTTAAAGCTACCTTTCCAGATATTTCAACTAAGTCACCAGTTTCCAAGGGCATTTGCCACCTACGGAAAACATCAGATTCGAGTACACCAGATGTCCTTGACAACTCATCCCACCACAAAATTTGCTCCACCAGCAGACAACAAAGGCAACCACTGTGTTTCTTTCCATTACCAAGTAGATATAATATCCCCGCCAACAAGACAGAATACACAAAGTGTCTCCTCGCAGTATCACAACCAGTTGAGACCACGCTAA